A genomic window from Sulfurospirillum multivorans DSM 12446 includes:
- a CDS encoding class II SORL domain-containing protein produces MPKINRYVDIDTVEREAKKDYIDRHSPFITCAATAKQNAPFKVTVKVGNAYTHPDDFDHYIANIQLYTGDALLARADFVSGTLGGQDKKGQAEVTFTIVPTGKKLSLVAQSYCTKHGVWESDPVEVSVEE; encoded by the coding sequence GTTGATATTGACACCGTTGAGAGAGAAGCTAAGAAAGATTATATCGATAGGCACTCTCCGTTTATTACCTGTGCTGCTACGGCAAAACAAAATGCGCCGTTTAAAGTCACTGTAAAAGTGGGTAATGCGTATACACATCCTGATGATTTCGACCACTATATCGCTAATATCCAGCTTTATACGGGTGATGCACTGTTAGCACGTGCTGATTTTGTCTCTGGAACCCTTGGTGGACAAGACAAAAAAGGACAAGCAGAAGTTACCTTTACCATCGTCCCAACGGGTAAAAAACTGAGCCTTGTGGCGCAAAGTTACTGTACAAAACACGGTGTTTGGGAAAGTGATCCTGTTGAAGTGAGTGTTGAAGAGTAG